In Pseudofrankia saprophytica, one genomic interval encodes:
- a CDS encoding TerD family protein gives MAIDYSKRPSDTPGAAPGVSLSKVTLTKSAPSVSLSKQGGGGRLHVNLNWNTGSAPQKGGFLKRVLGANNGIDLDLAAMFELSNGQSGVVQALGNSFGSFDAPPFVVLDADDRTGAATGGENLYVNLAQAANIRRVLIFAFIYEGVASFDQADAVVTLTPAQGAPIEVRLDEQAGGNRMCAIALLTNNGAGDFTVSREVRYVGGHRQLDALYNWGLNWTPGRK, from the coding sequence ATGGCAATTGACTACTCGAAGCGTCCGAGCGACACGCCTGGCGCGGCGCCCGGCGTGTCCCTGAGCAAGGTCACCCTCACCAAGTCCGCTCCCTCCGTATCGCTCTCCAAGCAGGGCGGCGGCGGGCGGTTGCACGTCAACCTCAACTGGAACACGGGCTCCGCCCCCCAGAAGGGCGGATTCCTCAAGCGCGTGCTCGGCGCGAACAACGGGATCGACCTCGACCTCGCCGCCATGTTCGAGCTGTCCAACGGCCAGTCCGGCGTGGTCCAGGCCCTGGGCAACAGCTTCGGGTCGTTCGACGCGCCGCCCTTCGTCGTGCTGGACGCCGACGACCGCACGGGTGCGGCGACCGGCGGTGAGAACCTCTACGTCAACCTCGCGCAGGCGGCCAACATCCGCCGGGTCCTGATCTTCGCCTTCATCTACGAGGGCGTCGCGTCCTTCGATCAGGCCGACGCGGTCGTGACGCTGACCCCGGCACAGGGCGCGCCGATCGAGGTCCGCCTCGACGAGCAGGCCGGCGGCAACCGGATGTGCGCGATCGCGCTGCTCACCAACAACGGCGCCGGCGACTTCACCGTCAGCCGGGAGGTCCGGTACGTCGGTGGCCACCGCCAGCTGGACGCCCTCTACAACTGGGGCCTGAACTGGACTCCGGGCCGCAAGTGA